The DNA region TGCGAACCTCACGGAACCAGTATTTGTCGTCCTCCTCAAGTTTTGCGGGCCGGCCGTCGACCAGCACTTCGTCAATCTCCCAGCCTTCGTTTGGATAGATGCTGAAACGGCGGTCGGTCGCTTCCCGGATTTTCTGCACGCCTTCGCGCACAATCCGGCCGCCTTCATCCGAGCTTGAGACAATCGTATAAAACCGGTCGGGAGCACCGCCGCCGGAGCTTCCTGTGGAATGGGACGGCTCCGGATCATCCGGGCCGGTACCGTCGCATTTCAGGGTAAAGCTTACCGGGGACCCGCCCGTTACATCCCACGCGCCTTCCGGATCATCCCCGGTCTGAAACCATGTCAGCGTAATGGTCTGGTAGGTTCTGGTGGGGTTGTGGCCCGGCGCGATGTTTGCGTTATAGTCGTCCACATAGCTCCCGGCATAGACTCTGGCGGTCACTGTCCAAACGTCGTCCGCGCCCTGTCGCGGTTCGTCCACTTCGATCGAATCCGCTTTTGTTTCATAGTGTTCTTGCGGATGTTCCTCCGGTTTTGTCTCACAGTACAGAGTTACCACTTCGAGCTGGCGGGCGATCTCTTCCGCAGAAGGCGGCTTTGGGGCCTCTCCAGGCTGGCCTCCGGCCTCCCTCCACCGCGCATAGAAGGTCAGGCCGCCCTCCACCATCTTGACCGTTCCGGTGACGACATCGCCGGACGGGGACTGTGCCCATCCCAAAAAGTCATAGCCGTCCAAGGCGGGCTCCTGTGTGGAAACAGGAACGTCCGCGTCCACTTCATATGTATTGGTGTCCTCCGGGATATTCTGCGCTCCCGCCGCCGCGGCGGGCGGCTCGTTTCCATCGTACAGAACCGGATACTTCTGCGTCAGTGTTTGGCACTTCACTGTATAAGTAACCGGGACAGCGCCAGAAACAGCCCAGTTAGATCCATTATAGGAAAGCGCGATCGATTGATTGCTTTGACCCGCCGGATCGAGGCTGTGGGATACATCTGTATCTGCGTTATATTTCATCACATAAAGTGACGGCGTGACAGTGACTGAGACTGTATAGTTGCCGTTGGAGCCTTGTACGTTTCCAACCGAATAGCTGCCAGTGATCAGTCCGTAGGTTTGATCCGGGTGGCTGGCTGTACTGTTGGTACAGTCGATCTTAACCGCATTATTCCTTAGAAGAGATTCCACAGTGCTGTTGCTGGGTTTATCAGGTGCTGGAAAATCTTTTGCACCACTGATAGAAATGTAAGAGGACGTTCCGCCTTGCGTATTAAAACTGAAGCCAAATGTCACATTACCTGAAGCCTGGCTCATATCTTTATTATGGACATAGGCGTTGATTGGAAAAGTCTCTGTGTAGTTTCCAATT from Anaerotruncus rubiinfantis includes:
- a CDS encoding InlB B-repeat-containing protein, which translates into the protein MESLLRNNAVKIDCTNSTASHPDQTYGLITGSYSVGNVQGSNGNYTVSVTVTPSLYVMKYNADTDVSHSLDPAGQSNQSIALSYNGSNWAVSGAVPVTYTVKCQTLTQKYPVLYDGNEPPAAAAGAQNIPEDTNTYEVDADVPVSTQEPALDGYDFLGWAQSPSGDVVTGTVKMVEGGLTFYARWREAGGQPGEAPKPPSAEEIARQLEVVTLYCETKPEEHPQEHYETKADSIEVDEPRQGADDVWTVTARVYAGSYVDDYNANIAPGHNPTRTYQTITLTWFQTGDDPEGAWDVTGGSPVSFTLKCDGTGPDDPEPSHSTGSSGGGAPDRFYTIVSSSDEGGRIVREGVQKIREATDRRFSIYPNEGWEIDEVLVDGRPAKLEEDDKYWFREVRRDHTIHVSFRQIVPAQAPEAKPVPSTGAI